Genomic segment of Parus major isolate Abel unplaced genomic scaffold, Parus_major1.1 Scaffold473, whole genome shotgun sequence:
TCCAACTGCCCTGGACAGCAGCACCTTGCTTTATTGGAACTCTGTCCAGGTATAGACCCCTCCCAAaaaggagctctgctgcaaaAAGAAAGGGGGGCAGGTCCCAGAAATCCCTCCCCAGAACCCCCAGGCACAGGCCAGAGGCAGAAAGAGGGAGTGGTGGCAGAGAggacacaggaagaaaagaaagggggTCTCGGGGAGGGGACCGAGACTGGAGTGGGGGATACTCACTCagggtcactcaggggtcactTGTGGTCCCCTCGCCCCTCCCCCCCCAAGAATGAGGCCAAGTCCCCAAAAGTGCGCAGAAATCCTTTAatgggggaggggaagggggacCCACAGAGACCCCAAAGCTGCCCCACAGACACCCCGGGGCGCCCCATAGAGACCCCAGGACCCCTCCAGGTGCCCCACAGGCAACCCAGGACACCCCACAGAGACCCCAATGTGCCCCATCGGTGCCCCAGGATCCCCCAGGGTGGCCCATGGACACCCCAGGACCCCTCAGGATACCCCCAGGCACCCCAAGACCATCCAGACCACCCCAGAGATGACCCAGGACACCCCAGAGCCACCCCGGGGTGCCCCATAGAGACCCCAGGACCCCTCAGGATACCCCCAGGCACCCCAAGACCATCCAGACCACCCCGGGGTGCCCCATAGACCCCCCCCCAGGCCACCCGCCCCCCATCTCCGGGCCGCGCGCCCCCGCTGGGCTCAGGGTGGCCGGGGTGGGCTCCCCGTGGGTCGGAAGAGCCGCCAGGCCCCGCGGCAGATGAGGCCGAACCAGTAGAGCTGCGGGGCCGCcagcgcggcggcggcggcgttGTAGGCCGGGGGCAGCGCGGCGGGGACGCGCAGCAGCGCCAGCCCCCGGTGCCGCCCGTAGGCCCAGTACAGGTACGGGAACAGCAGCACGCGGCAGCCCAGGAACGTCACCAGCAGCGCCAGCCCGTTGAGCTTGTGCAGGGCCGTGTGCTGCCGCCGCAGCTGCGGGCACAGCGCGGCTCGGTTACGGGGTCCCCACGCCCTTATGGGGTCTCCAGGGCTTGGGGGACGCGGTGAGACCCCAGAAGTTCTCGTGGGgtgaggaggaggggagaaatCCCTGGCGGTCGCATCTCGGGGGGGTTTGGAGGAACCAatttggggtggggaggggggtcCCGATGTTGTTATGGGGTCTCTGGGgtgggatggacacagggagaCCCCAAAAGTTGTTGTGGGGTGAGGAGGGGGGGAGAAATCCCTGGTGGTCGCATCTCGGTGGGGTTATGGGGGACAAGGGGGATTTTCGGGACACTCTGAAAGGGATccagggtgggatttgaggACCCCGATGGATCTGGGGAGTTTTTTGGGATTTCAGGGAatattttgggatattttggggGATTTCAGGGAATATTTTGGGAGGATTTCTCGTGGAtttttggtgaggtttttttccatttttatgggattttttcggtttgtttttgttttattttggggctCTTTTGGTGATTTTGGGTATTTGGGGACCCCTgaggacacctggggacatctcACCAGGATGAGGACCTTGCCCAGGCACACGAAGGGGGTGCTCAGCTCGGCCATCAGCAGACAGCCCAGGAAGAAGTCGCCCTTGCCCTGCCGCCACAGCTGGGGGACACCTGGCCGTCACCCAGGTGTCCCCAAAAACTCAcccaggtgtccccaaagcaccccagatgtgcccaggtgtgtcccgtgtgtccccaggtgtgtccccaggtgtccccaggtgccccAGGTGACTCACGGTGGCCACGGGGAAGCAGACCAGCACCATGGCGGCGTGGTGCAGCaccatcagcagctcctggcgCAGgaaggcggcggcggcggcgcgcggGGCCAGGGGCGCGTCCCCGTGTCCCTTCACCTGGGCGCGCTGCAGGTGGCACAGGTACATGGCGTACACGTCGTACACGAAGTACGGCACCGCGAAGGGCGGGTAAGCCGCGGCCAGCCAGTGCCTGTGGGACAGGTGAGCACAGGTAtgtgtgtcccaggtgtgtccaggtgtgtccaggtgtgcccaggtgagcccaggtGTGTCCCACGTGCacccaggtgtgtcccaggtgtgtcccagctgtgtccaggtgtgtcccaggtgtgtccaggtgtgtccaggtgtgcccaggtgtgtcccaggtgtgtcccaggtgtgcccaggtgtgcagaGGACCCCAAATTCAGGGACTAAGGTGTCCCAGGTGATCTTGGGACTAAATTTAGGGGTTCCAGGTGACCCAGAGACCTTGGGGACACCAGTTTGGTGTCCCCGGGTGacccccaggtgtcccaggtgaCCTTGGAGACCTGAGCTTGTGACTCCCACTTCCTTGGGTGACCCCAGTGTGGTGTCCCTAGGTGacctccaggtgtccccagggtgtccccacgGGTCTGGGGGTGTCCCCGAGGTGTCCCCGGGTGTCACTCACTGATCATCGATGACgtggtggcaggagctggagatgaTGTACCCGGCTGTGGAGGCCATCACTGCCTGCACCGATGACAccagcctggggacacggggggacacggggg
This window contains:
- the TLCD3B gene encoding ceramide synthase isoform X1, which gives rise to MASTAGYIISSSCHHVIDDQHWLAAAYPPFAVPYFVYDVYAMYLCHLQRAQVKGHGDAPLAPRAAAAAFLRQELLMVLHHAAMVLVCFPVATLWRQGKGDFFLGCLLMAELSTPFVCLGKVLILLRRQHTALHKLNGLALLVTFLGCRVLLFPYLYWAYGRHRGLALLRVPAALPPAYNAAAAALAAPQLYWFGLICRGAWRLFRPTGSPPRPP
- the TLCD3B gene encoding ceramide synthase isoform X2, yielding MASTAGYIISSSCHHVIDDQHWLAAAYPPFAVPYFVYDVYAMYLCHLQRAQVKGHGDAPLAPRAAAAAFLRQELLMVLHHAAMVLVCFPVATLRRQHTALHKLNGLALLVTFLGCRVLLFPYLYWAYGRHRGLALLRVPAALPPAYNAAAAALAAPQLYWFGLICRGAWRLFRPTGSPPRPP